Proteins co-encoded in one Micromonospora sp. WMMD1102 genomic window:
- a CDS encoding DUF6093 family protein: MALTGRPGLRATHVVPGAWQHHHRPVSDDGMPDECLIVRPTSSGRAWNDTTGRSEYPTPPTVYDGPCRLTRGGTGSMPAGTQVTVGRATTLSDYTLVIRTDSDLVQVGDIAEMRQCGGDPGLVGQRLRVKNALRGSYTWERLLSCELEPPTTR, encoded by the coding sequence ATGGCACTCACCGGACGTCCCGGCCTCCGCGCCACCCATGTTGTGCCCGGTGCCTGGCAACACCACCACCGGCCGGTCAGCGACGACGGCATGCCCGACGAGTGTCTGATCGTCCGACCCACCAGCAGTGGGCGGGCTTGGAACGACACCACCGGCCGCAGCGAATATCCGACGCCGCCGACCGTCTACGACGGCCCGTGCCGATTGACGCGGGGTGGCACCGGCAGCATGCCCGCCGGAACGCAGGTCACTGTCGGCCGGGCAACCACCCTGTCGGATTACACCTTGGTCATTCGCACGGATTCGGACCTGGTGCAGGTTGGCGACATCGCCGAAATGCGCCAGTGCGGCGGTGACCCGGGCTTGGTCGGCCAGCGACTGAGGGTCAAGAACGCACTGCGGGGCTCGTACACGTGGGAGCGGCTGCTGTCCTGTGAGCTGGAACCGCCAACCACCCGGTAG
- a CDS encoding HK97-gp10 family putative phage morphogenesis protein, which produces MGDLDALAADFDAAGDELGRQVYALVRASTLRTEALGKVNSPVRTGFMRGSITSEFDGGPGSSTMRGETGPTANYSHYVHDGTSRQAPQPFMDRAADVTEPEFYAAAETLGGRALGG; this is translated from the coding sequence GTGGGTGACCTTGATGCGTTGGCCGCAGACTTCGACGCCGCCGGGGATGAACTCGGCCGGCAGGTGTACGCGTTGGTGCGCGCTTCAACGCTGCGCACTGAGGCGTTGGGCAAGGTGAACTCGCCTGTCCGGACCGGGTTCATGCGGGGCAGCATCACAAGCGAGTTCGACGGCGGCCCCGGCTCCAGCACTATGCGCGGCGAAACCGGGCCAACCGCCAACTACTCGCATTACGTGCACGACGGCACGTCGCGGCAGGCGCCGCAGCCGTTCATGGACCGGGCCGCCGACGTAACCGAGCCCGAGTTCTACGCCGCAGCCGAAACGCTGGGTGGGCGGGCCCTCGGTGGCTGA
- a CDS encoding glycosyltransferase → MRLVLLGNPRLQRSWKNCLAHAARLLGWDVTMLQDDAVTVGRVIAECSGADMLLWARSHGHSPSGDVESMWRAVEAGGTKTAAVHLDLYWGVPHRQAQIGRDPWWLAQHVFTADGNPAHRALFEQRGVNHHWLVPPAADRYAHPGRYRSELAYDMVFVGSCGRVHDQTRRRMLDWATQRYGNRFCWLGRGGRAGIWGQDLADLYASAKVVLGDSVPNPYYWSDRVSNTLGMGGVLVHPEVDGLADQYGAAVGTWPRGNLTALGDLVDGLLDNPIRRSWMRGAGAMTAMGRHLWRHRLPEIARVCGIEVS, encoded by the coding sequence GTGCGGCTCGTACTCCTCGGTAACCCTCGACTGCAACGAAGCTGGAAGAACTGCCTCGCCCACGCCGCACGCCTTCTCGGCTGGGACGTGACCATGTTGCAGGACGACGCGGTCACAGTCGGCCGGGTCATCGCCGAATGCTCGGGCGCTGACATGCTGTTGTGGGCCCGGTCCCACGGGCATTCCCCGAGCGGAGATGTGGAGTCGATGTGGCGGGCCGTCGAAGCCGGCGGCACGAAGACGGCGGCAGTGCATCTGGACCTGTACTGGGGTGTGCCGCACCGGCAGGCGCAGATTGGCCGGGACCCGTGGTGGCTGGCCCAGCACGTGTTCACCGCCGACGGCAACCCGGCACACCGGGCACTGTTCGAGCAGCGCGGGGTCAACCATCACTGGCTTGTGCCACCAGCCGCCGACCGGTACGCCCATCCGGGCCGGTATCGCAGCGAACTCGCCTACGACATGGTGTTCGTCGGCTCGTGCGGGCGGGTCCATGACCAGACGCGGCGGCGGATGCTCGACTGGGCCACGCAGCGGTACGGCAACCGGTTCTGCTGGCTTGGTCGGGGCGGGCGGGCCGGGATCTGGGGCCAGGACCTCGCCGACCTGTACGCGTCCGCCAAGGTGGTCCTCGGCGACTCGGTACCGAACCCGTACTACTGGTCGGACAGGGTCAGCAACACGCTCGGCATGGGCGGGGTGCTCGTGCACCCCGAGGTGGACGGGCTCGCCGACCAGTACGGTGCGGCGGTCGGGACGTGGCCGCGAGGCAACCTGACCGCCCTCGGCGACCTTGTTGACGGGCTGCTCGACAACCCGATCCGCCGTTCGTGGATGCGCGGCGCTGGCGCCATGACGGCCATGGGCCGGCACCTGTGGCGGCATCGACTACCGGAGATTGCCCGCGTCTGCGGAATCGAGGTGTCGTGA
- a CDS encoding FkbM family methyltransferase, producing the protein MTVLDHLANLIREQGIPARGLVHVGAHKAEELPIYRRMGFAPIVLVEPNPDLAGRLVDTLPDAEVIQAACGAYDGTATLYITENTKLSSLYQPITRPIAGQVEVPVRRLADVIDERVNVAVVDVQGAELDVMAGAPLDRLDLVVMETRIRAKYAGAPLHSDAVGWMARRGWEVAAVWAHDPKGKLNDVAFTPRRR; encoded by the coding sequence GTGACCGTACTCGACCACCTCGCCAACCTGATACGCGAACAAGGCATCCCAGCCCGGGGGCTGGTGCACGTCGGAGCGCACAAGGCCGAAGAACTGCCCATCTATCGGCGGATGGGTTTCGCCCCGATCGTGCTCGTCGAACCAAACCCGGACCTCGCCGGCCGGCTCGTCGACACCCTGCCCGATGCGGAGGTGATCCAGGCTGCGTGCGGTGCCTACGACGGAACCGCCACCCTGTACATCACCGAGAACACGAAACTGTCGTCCCTCTACCAGCCGATCACCCGGCCGATAGCAGGCCAAGTTGAGGTGCCGGTGCGGCGACTCGCCGACGTCATCGATGAGCGGGTCAACGTCGCCGTGGTGGACGTGCAGGGCGCCGAACTGGATGTGATGGCAGGCGCCCCACTGGACCGGCTCGACCTGGTGGTGATGGAAACCCGAATCCGGGCCAAGTATGCCGGGGCGCCGCTGCACTCGGATGCGGTCGGGTGGATGGCCCGCCGGGGTTGGGAGGTCGCCGCCGTGTGGGCGCACGACCCGAAAGGCAAGCTCAACGACGTCGCGTTCACCCCGAGGCGTCGGTGA
- a CDS encoding NTP transferase domain-containing protein produces MTTVIVICAGEASRWQNYTGTAKHLIAPEGERLIDRTVRLFRDAGAERVLVVSKPGDTRYEVDGAERVDAQLRPDNGDADKFLSSRHMWSDTGRTVVVYGDVWFEHAAVTEIMRARGDWTLYCRSGPSPITGATSGECFAVGFHPQHHTEYETALRRVASLWRSGVLRRCGGWESYRAIAGGPNADLRRHRMYGRYVEIGGWVEDFDKPADLDKWVDRRSRKVSVLVPYRGDGGSRDAAWAWVSRRWQAVYPNWELVVGVCPDGPWRKGAAIRDAASRAAGDVLVVADADCWCDGVAEAVQAAYDGAGWAIPHHNVHRLTESATARILAGGELHGNTTRRPYRGFAGGGMFALRRETLAKVPVDPRFATWGQEDEAAALALGCLAGQPYRGVAPLWHLYHDPAPRLTNYAGSHESLELLKRYKQAARSPKAMRALLAEVV; encoded by the coding sequence GTGACGACGGTCATCGTCATCTGCGCCGGAGAAGCGTCAAGGTGGCAGAACTACACGGGCACCGCCAAGCATCTGATCGCACCGGAGGGTGAACGGCTGATCGACCGGACCGTCCGCCTATTCCGTGACGCGGGCGCCGAGCGGGTGTTGGTGGTCAGCAAGCCCGGCGACACACGGTATGAGGTCGACGGCGCCGAGCGGGTCGACGCCCAGCTACGCCCGGACAACGGAGACGCGGACAAGTTCCTGTCGTCGCGACACATGTGGTCCGACACCGGCCGGACCGTCGTCGTATACGGCGACGTGTGGTTCGAACATGCAGCCGTCACCGAGATCATGCGTGCCCGGGGCGACTGGACCCTGTACTGCCGGTCCGGCCCATCCCCAATCACCGGCGCCACCTCCGGCGAGTGTTTTGCTGTCGGCTTCCACCCGCAGCACCACACCGAATACGAAACCGCTCTACGTCGGGTGGCGTCACTGTGGCGCTCTGGTGTGTTGAGGCGGTGCGGCGGCTGGGAGTCCTACCGCGCCATCGCCGGCGGCCCAAATGCCGACCTGCGCCGGCATCGCATGTACGGCCGGTATGTGGAAATCGGCGGCTGGGTGGAGGACTTCGACAAGCCCGCCGACCTCGACAAGTGGGTCGACCGGCGTAGCCGCAAGGTCAGCGTGTTGGTGCCGTACCGGGGTGACGGCGGTAGCCGCGACGCCGCCTGGGCGTGGGTCAGTCGCCGATGGCAGGCCGTCTACCCAAACTGGGAACTCGTCGTCGGCGTATGCCCGGACGGGCCGTGGCGTAAGGGCGCCGCGATCCGCGACGCCGCCAGCCGTGCCGCCGGTGACGTGCTGGTTGTCGCGGACGCCGACTGCTGGTGCGACGGCGTGGCCGAGGCGGTGCAGGCCGCCTACGACGGCGCCGGCTGGGCCATCCCCCACCACAACGTGCACCGGCTCACCGAGTCCGCGACCGCACGAATCCTGGCCGGCGGTGAACTGCACGGCAACACCACCAGACGCCCCTACCGGGGCTTCGCTGGCGGCGGCATGTTCGCCCTACGCCGCGAAACCCTCGCCAAGGTTCCCGTTGACCCCCGGTTTGCGACGTGGGGTCAGGAGGACGAAGCGGCGGCGCTCGCGTTGGGATGCCTCGCCGGGCAGCCGTACCGGGGCGTCGCCCCCCTGTGGCATCTCTACCACGATCCGGCGCCCCGGTTGACGAACTACGCCGGCTCGCACGAGTCGCTGGAGCTGTTGAAGCGGTACAAGCAGGCAGCCCGTTCCCCGAAGGCGATGCGGGCACTTCTCGCCGAAGTCGTCTGA
- a CDS encoding carbohydrate binding domain-containing protein — protein sequence MSDYDLRFVDTVSSTAATRLDLRVAPFSVQSDTEFGMPELRRSAVSTLLVDGERYPAAAYDNRLITLVLKVIDASEDATAALLQTLYRELDRPSNVLRYQPGTSAPIFFRTFRAGPSSVIWDPVQKQVVARIPAEPFAVGLPETTGALTVYNDPGLPGGDLNANPYFETNAASWTGVGGTVARSTAQFHEGAASLLLTPDGVTATVEARSEMVPVAVGQRYRASVWVRCSSARSITLALVWFNSIGGTITAATQSASVSAGVWTLIEFERSAPDLPSIATQARIAVSLASTPPAGHTTWIDEARLRLVGAGGGMYADLPDILGDVETPLRVTIPQGGTLLDTNQMSLMAIRRRGTPSGAPMLLQAESLTQGGGTTVQTNSSDASGPGGNYSRCTFASVDPRLSSDVWPLMDTPDVRGRYRVLARIRTTVATDVIYATIRWGLNAYIAGLAETSVGWDGTAGSTAWRIVDLGLISFPSGADPTVDGLTGSPLPARGQFLRLDARRQSGTGNLDIDYLLFVPADDRLLIVRWNDIKNNEGGDVVIDSAQEVVYGIRNGVVYGGGSPPAITGWMYASPGTANRLYWLRSVGPLSSDDITNQTLLTIEYVPRYLYVRPVAS from the coding sequence GTGAGTGACTACGACCTGCGGTTTGTTGACACCGTCTCATCCACGGCCGCGACCCGGCTGGATCTGCGGGTTGCGCCGTTCAGCGTGCAGTCCGACACCGAGTTCGGCATGCCCGAGTTGCGCCGGTCGGCCGTAAGCACCTTGCTCGTTGACGGGGAGCGGTATCCGGCGGCGGCGTACGACAACCGGCTCATCACTCTGGTACTCAAGGTGATCGACGCCAGCGAGGATGCGACGGCTGCCCTGCTACAAACCCTGTACCGGGAGTTGGACCGACCCAGCAACGTTCTCCGGTATCAGCCCGGCACCTCTGCCCCGATATTCTTCCGCACCTTCCGGGCCGGGCCGTCGTCTGTCATCTGGGATCCCGTGCAGAAGCAGGTGGTTGCCCGGATTCCGGCGGAACCGTTCGCCGTCGGTTTGCCGGAGACGACTGGTGCGCTGACGGTTTACAACGATCCCGGCCTGCCGGGCGGCGACCTCAACGCGAACCCGTACTTCGAGACCAACGCGGCGAGTTGGACCGGGGTCGGTGGGACGGTGGCCCGGTCGACCGCCCAGTTCCACGAGGGGGCGGCCAGCCTGCTGCTCACCCCGGACGGGGTTACGGCGACGGTGGAGGCCCGGTCGGAGATGGTGCCGGTCGCGGTCGGGCAGCGGTACCGGGCGAGCGTGTGGGTGCGCTGTTCGTCCGCCCGGAGCATCACCCTCGCCTTGGTGTGGTTCAACTCGATCGGCGGGACGATCACCGCCGCGACCCAGTCGGCGTCCGTCAGCGCGGGCGTGTGGACGCTGATCGAGTTCGAGCGGTCGGCCCCGGACCTGCCGTCCATCGCGACCCAGGCCCGGATCGCGGTCAGCCTGGCCAGCACCCCGCCGGCCGGGCACACCACCTGGATCGACGAGGCCCGGCTCCGGCTCGTCGGTGCCGGTGGCGGCATGTACGCCGACCTGCCCGACATCCTCGGCGACGTGGAGACGCCGCTGCGGGTGACGATCCCGCAGGGCGGCACCCTGCTCGACACCAACCAGATGAGCCTTATGGCGATCAGGCGGCGGGGCACCCCGTCCGGGGCGCCGATGCTGTTGCAGGCGGAGAGCCTGACGCAGGGCGGCGGCACCACCGTCCAGACCAACAGCTCCGACGCCAGTGGGCCGGGCGGCAACTACAGCAGGTGTACCTTCGCCTCGGTCGACCCGCGTCTGAGCAGCGACGTGTGGCCGCTGATGGACACCCCGGACGTGCGGGGCCGGTACCGGGTGCTGGCCCGGATCCGGACTACCGTCGCGACCGACGTCATCTACGCCACGATCCGCTGGGGACTCAACGCCTACATCGCCGGGCTGGCGGAGACGTCGGTCGGCTGGGACGGCACCGCCGGGTCGACCGCGTGGCGGATCGTCGACCTCGGGCTGATCTCGTTCCCATCCGGTGCTGATCCCACCGTGGACGGGCTTACCGGTAGCCCGCTGCCGGCGCGGGGCCAGTTCTTGCGCCTCGACGCACGCAGGCAGTCCGGTACGGGCAACCTCGACATCGACTACCTGCTGTTCGTCCCGGCCGACGACCGACTCTTGATCGTCCGCTGGAACGACATCAAGAACAACGAAGGCGGCGACGTCGTGATCGACTCCGCCCAGGAGGTGGTGTACGGCATCCGTAACGGGGTGGTGTACGGCGGTGGCAGCCCACCGGCGATCACCGGGTGGATGTACGCCTCCCCGGGCACCGCGAACCGGCTCTACTGGCTGCGGAGCGTCGGGCCGTTGTCGTCCGACGACATCACCAACCAGACGTTGTTGACCATCGAGTACGTACCGCGTTACTTGTATGTACGACCGGTGGCGTCGTGA
- a CDS encoding IS630 family transposase → MADPVRVRRLSDQEGQQLLRITRRGTGSPIRLRRAMVVLASAGGNTVPAIARLVQADEDTIRQVIHRFNEMGMTSLDPQWAGGRPRQISSDEEQFIVETANTRPEKLGRPFTRWSIRKLADHLGSHAARRVRIGRERLRQILHRHRITFQRTKTWKESTDPHRDTKLARIEYVSSHFPQRVFAFDEFGPLVIRPQAGTGWAPAGRPHRLPANYHKLHGVRQFHGCYSVGDDQLWGVVRRRKSAANTLAALKSIRAARPDGAPIYVVLDNLSAHKGRKIRAWAARNKVELCFTPTYASWANPIEAQFGPLRTFVIAGSNHPNHPALTRKLQTYLRWRNANARHPDVLAAQRRERARIRSERQRRWGQPATRAA, encoded by the coding sequence GTGGCAGATCCTGTACGCGTGCGGCGGCTGAGTGATCAGGAAGGTCAGCAGCTACTGCGAATCACTCGCCGGGGAACCGGTTCCCCGATCCGCCTGCGGCGGGCGATGGTCGTGCTCGCCTCGGCCGGTGGGAACACGGTGCCGGCCATAGCCCGCCTGGTCCAGGCTGACGAGGACACGATCCGGCAGGTCATCCACCGGTTCAACGAGATGGGCATGACCAGCCTGGACCCTCAGTGGGCGGGTGGCCGTCCCCGCCAGATCAGTAGCGACGAGGAACAGTTCATCGTCGAGACGGCCAACACCCGCCCCGAGAAGCTGGGGCGGCCGTTCACCCGCTGGAGCATCCGCAAGCTCGCCGACCACCTGGGCTCGCATGCCGCCCGCCGGGTCCGGATCGGGCGGGAACGACTGCGGCAGATCCTGCACCGACACCGGATCACCTTCCAGCGGACCAAGACGTGGAAGGAGTCCACCGACCCGCACCGGGACACCAAACTCGCCCGGATCGAGTACGTGAGCAGCCATTTCCCGCAGCGGGTGTTCGCCTTCGACGAGTTCGGGCCCCTGGTGATCCGTCCGCAGGCCGGCACGGGGTGGGCACCCGCGGGCCGTCCGCACCGGCTGCCGGCGAACTACCACAAGCTGCACGGCGTCCGGCAGTTCCACGGCTGCTACTCCGTCGGCGACGACCAACTCTGGGGCGTCGTCCGGCGCCGCAAGAGCGCCGCGAACACCCTCGCCGCGCTCAAGTCGATCCGAGCAGCACGTCCGGACGGAGCACCGATCTACGTCGTCCTGGACAACCTGTCCGCGCACAAAGGCCGCAAGATCCGGGCATGGGCGGCCCGCAACAAGGTCGAGCTGTGCTTCACCCCGACCTACGCCTCCTGGGCCAACCCGATCGAGGCCCAGTTCGGGCCGCTGCGCACCTTCGTCATCGCCGGCTCCAACCACCCGAACCACCCGGCGCTGACCCGAAAGCTGCAGACCTACCTACGCTGGCGCAACGCCAACGCCCGCCACCCCGACGTCCTGGCCGCCCAACGCCGCGAACGAGCCCGCATCCGCAGCGAACGCCAACGACGCTGGGGCCAACCCGCCACCCGCGCAGCCTGA
- a CDS encoding helix-turn-helix domain-containing protein, with the protein MDGYLTSAQLADKLGIKPSSVHRYRTRGDVPEPDEYVGRTPLWKETSIETWLAERPGQGWRKGKTKDA; encoded by the coding sequence ATGGACGGCTACCTCACCAGCGCGCAACTCGCCGACAAACTCGGCATAAAGCCCTCGTCGGTCCATCGGTACCGCACCCGGGGCGATGTGCCTGAGCCTGACGAGTACGTCGGTCGGACGCCGCTATGGAAGGAGACATCCATCGAGACGTGGCTCGCCGAGCGACCCGGCCAGGGGTGGCGGAAGGGCAAAACCAAGGACGCGTGA
- a CDS encoding DUF397 domain-containing protein — MSKFSNTSDPRFRRWVKGSTSGGSDGCLFVASAEDGSGDVAIADSKAGPVAAVQVFNRREWTVFLAGAKAGEFDHI, encoded by the coding sequence GTGTCCAAGTTCAGCAACACGAGTGATCCACGGTTTCGTCGTTGGGTGAAGGGTTCCACGTCGGGCGGGAGTGACGGCTGCCTGTTTGTGGCGTCGGCCGAGGACGGGTCGGGTGATGTGGCTATCGCCGACAGCAAGGCCGGGCCGGTGGCTGCGGTGCAGGTGTTCAACCGGCGGGAGTGGACGGTGTTCCTCGCGGGGGCGAAGGCTGGCGAGTTCGACCACATCTGA
- a CDS encoding helix-turn-helix transcriptional regulator, whose protein sequence is MAGNPLSRRIRLARELGRLRAERGYTLAGLAERAGVSKSLVGRLEQPAENLTRKTNLTLARKTVRALDVERGSDLWDVLDACAEDGAEGGWWDRPEYAFMGGPDPMRNRQRAFAMAEYRTELILDYGVALLPGPVQTEAYARYRAQVGTDGQDVDVDAVVAGRLRRQAEIFGVVSEEERYAVILEEQTVRRWPVPPPVMLDQLHHLLDLAKRRDVSVQVLPVDAQVANGIGAAPRSPYTIYSYADRDDPTIVIVDTVTTDLLITDAAEVDGYVQLHERLRGAALSDADSAALIGEVAAKLAASV, encoded by the coding sequence ATGGCTGGTAATCCTCTGTCGAGACGCATCCGCCTCGCCCGCGAACTGGGCCGGCTTCGCGCCGAGCGGGGCTACACGCTCGCAGGGCTTGCGGAGCGGGCCGGTGTCAGCAAGTCGCTGGTTGGCCGCCTGGAGCAGCCGGCGGAGAACCTGACCCGGAAGACGAATCTCACGCTGGCGCGCAAAACAGTTCGGGCGCTTGACGTGGAGCGCGGCAGTGACCTGTGGGACGTGCTCGACGCGTGCGCTGAGGATGGCGCCGAGGGCGGCTGGTGGGACCGGCCCGAGTACGCGTTCATGGGCGGCCCCGACCCGATGCGGAACCGGCAGCGGGCGTTCGCGATGGCCGAGTATCGGACAGAGCTGATCCTCGACTACGGCGTGGCGTTGCTGCCCGGCCCGGTACAGACGGAGGCTTACGCGCGCTACCGGGCGCAGGTCGGCACCGACGGGCAGGACGTAGATGTGGATGCGGTCGTCGCCGGCCGGCTCCGACGTCAGGCGGAGATCTTCGGCGTCGTGTCGGAGGAGGAGCGGTACGCGGTGATCCTGGAGGAGCAGACCGTGCGGCGCTGGCCGGTGCCACCCCCGGTCATGCTCGACCAGCTTCACCACCTGCTTGACCTGGCGAAGCGCCGCGATGTGAGTGTCCAGGTGTTGCCGGTGGATGCGCAGGTGGCGAACGGGATCGGCGCGGCACCTCGATCTCCGTACACGATCTACTCGTACGCTGACCGGGACGATCCCACGATCGTCATCGTCGACACGGTAACGACCGATCTGCTGATCACGGACGCTGCCGAGGTCGACGGGTATGTGCAGTTGCATGAGCGGCTGCGCGGGGCTGCCCTGTCTGACGCGGACAGTGCGGCCCTGATCGGTGAGGTGGCCGCCAAGTTGGCCGCCTCGGTCTAG